The Canis lupus dingo isolate Sandy chromosome 34, ASM325472v2, whole genome shotgun sequence genome contains the following window.
AAGGATATCACGGAGGAGATCATGTCTGGGGCCCGCACCGCCTCcacacccacccctccccaggtATTGTCTGATCTTTGAGCGAGGCTCTTGCCTAGGATGGCTGTTCTGACCTGAGTTCCCACGTTCTTTGATCTTCTCTTTCAATGAAAGGATTTATTTCCCTGTTTTCCGTGGATTTTTAGGCAGAGTGAAAGTAGAAATGGCTCTAATAGAGAAGGGTTGTGGGCCTCTTCAGGGCAAACTTTGGTAACCCTTTGTGTCCTGCAGACGGGAGGTGGTCTGGAGCCTCAAGCTAATGGGGAGACACCCCAGGTTGCTGTTGTTGTCCGGCCAGGTAGGTAAGCAGGTGGGGCAGAGCTTTTATGGGGAAAAGGAGTGTGACTATTTCAAATGCTAAGGAGGTAGAGTAACTTGACCTGGGTGCCAGAGAAGAATGACTTGGGTTTTAGGTAGTGGGATTTTGCAAGTGGGCCAGATTTGGGGTGAGAAGGGGAAAGGCCTTAGGTAGGAGAATGTTGCAGGGGTATTAGGCTGGGAATGTCTTGGCtggcaggaggaggaaaaaagtagTGACCTGCCTTTAATGATTTGTCTTTCCTGTGGTGTAGATGACCGGTCCCAGGGAGCAATCATTGGGAGCCGGCCGGGGTTGCCTGGCCCAGAACACAGCCCTTCAGAATCCCAGCCTTCATCACCTTGTCCGACCCCATCACCACCCCCAATCTTGGAACCGGGGTCTGAGCCTAATCTCGCAGTCCTCTCCATTCCTGGGGACACTGTGACAACGGGGATGATCCAAATGTCTGTAGAAGAATCCACCCTCATGCCCCGTGAAACTGGGGAGCCATATTGCCTCTCTCCAGAACCCACTCCCCTCGCTGAACCCATACTGGAAGTAGAAGTGACACTTAGCAAACCGATTCCAGAATCTGAGTTCTCTTCCAGTCCTCTCCAGGTTCCCACTCCCTCTGCATCTCACAAAGAGGAAATTCTTCCTGAACCTAATGGCATGGTCCCATCTGAGGATCTGGAACCAGAGGTGGAGTCGAGCCCAGAGcttgctcctctccctcccccagcttgtccTTCCGAATCCCCCACGCCCATTGCTCCAACTGCCCAACCTGAGGAACTGCTCAACGGAGCCCCCTCGCCACCAGCTGTGGACTTAAGCCCAGTCAGTGAGCCAAAGGAGCAGGCCAAGGAGGTTACAGCATCAGTGGCTCCCCCCACCGTCCTCTCTGCCACTCCAGCTATGGCTCCTCCAGCTACTTCCCCAGCtcaggaggaggaaatggaggaagaggaagaagaggaggaagaaggagaagctggagatgctgaggctcagaagggaggagaggaactTCTCCCCCCAGAGAGCACCCCTGTTGCAGCCCACCTGTCTCAGAATTTAGAGGCAGCAGCTACCACCCAAGGTAAGGTGTGGCTGGATGGTGCAAGTGGGTTGGGCTgaaaggtgttttttgttttttgttttttctttcttttcattgatGATCTCTCAATTGTGTGGCACTGTGTCTGGGTCATAGAAACCCTTTGATGAACCTAAGAGATAAAATTCCAAGATTAAGGGATTTTAATAGTCTGGGGTGGGTATGATGGAAAGATGAAATACTGTGGAGTAGCTGCTGCTTTTTATTTCCCCAGGGAGTAGGGGTACTCCATAAATTattcccactttttttcttttttttaacctcccaAATAGTGGCGGTGTCTGTGCCAAAGAAGAGACGGAAAATTAAGGAGCTCAATAAGAAGGAGGCTGTGGGAGACCTTCTAGATGCCTTCAAGGAGGTAAAGGAGCAGAAAGTAATGGAGGGGAGAGGACAGAGTTTGGGTATGAACACTAGTCATACTGCAACCAAAATGAAATATCCTACGTGTCCTACGTGTGACCTACAGGTGAGCCCAGGAGTACCAGAAGTGGAAAATCAGCCTCCTGTTGGCACCAGTCCTGGCCCGGAGCCTGAGGGCAGCAGTGGACCGCCGAGGCCTGAGGAAGCAGACGAGACCTGGGATTCAAAGGAAGACAAAATTCACAATGCTGAGAACATCCAGCCCGGGGAACAGAAGTATGAGTATAAGTCAGGTATGCTGAAGGAAGGGCTGAGCAGGGTTGGGTATTCTTGCCAGGGCCCCGGGAGACAAAGGTATGATTCGCTCATCTCGTCTTCCTCGTAGATCAGTGGAAGCCTCTAAACCTTGAGGAGAAAAAGCGTTATGACCGTGAGTTCCTGCTTGGCTTTCAGTTCATCTTTGCCAGTATGCAGAAGCCGGAGGGATTGCCCCATATCAGTGATGTGGTGTTGGATAAGGTTGGTAGGCTTGAGGGGGAGGAGTCATTTGGGGCTGGCTGGCTAGGGGAGGAGCCTGAGGTCCTGAAAGAGTAGTCAAGAGCCCTAGTCTGTTTCTCATGCCTTCCCTGTCTTCTTTGCAGGCCAATAAAACACCACTGCGGCCACTGGATCCCACGAAACTTCAAGGCATAAATTGTGGTCCAGACTTCATCCCTTCCTTTGCCAACGTTGGCCGACCAGCCCTTAGCAACCGTGGGCCCCCAAGGGGTGGGCCAGGTGGGGAGCTGCCCCGAGGGCCGGTGAGTGGGACTGGTGAGAGGGGCGGATGGTCAAGGGTAGTTGGGGGATGGCTCCTTTGTCTTTTGGGGAGAAGGAGGATATTTGCCTTAGTGATGTGTGGTGGCGGTGTCACAGATTGTGCTGACTAGCTCTGTGTCTTCACTCGTCCTCACTCCTTGCTTAGCAGGCTGGTCTGGGACCCCGGCGCTCTCAGCAAGGCCCCCGAAAGGAACCCCGCAAGATCATTGCCACAGTGTTAATGACTGAAGATATAAAGTTGAACAAAGCAGAGAAAGCCTGGAAGCCCAGCAGCAAGCGGACAGCCGCTGATAAGGATCGAGGGGAAGAGGATGCTGATGGCAGCAAAACCCAGGTAATGATCAGTGTTGTTTTTGCTCTCCATGTCTTCTCTTCAAAGTCTGTCCTCTGAGCCAATTTTGTCCTCTTCATTTCTGTCTTCCTTATCACCAGTATCTGAGTCCTTACCATTCTCTCATCCCTCCCAGCGACCTCTTCTGAGAACCTCACTGGATTGTGTCTTCTCTGTTCCCTCTACCAGGACCTGTTCCGCAGGGTGCGCTCCATCCTGAATAAGCTGACACCCCAGATGTTCCAGCAGCTGATGAAGCAGGTGACGCAGCTGGCCATTGACACCGAGGAACGCCTCAAAGGGGTCATTGACCTCATCTTCGAGAAGGCCATTTCAGAGCCCAACTTCTCTGTGGCCTATGCCAACATGTGCCGCTGCCTCATGGCGGTTAGTTTCCATTGTTACTAAACATTGTGGTCTAGTTTCCTACTTCTCTTCCTAAGACTCCTTGAGTCCAGCTTCTTGGTTCTCTTCCAGCCTGCGCTGTTAATGGCAGCCAGGCGGTGGCAGAGTGGGAGCTGAGGATCTTCCTGGGTTAGATAGCTAAAGACTTTTGGAGGGCCTACCTGCTCAGGACTAACGTGATACTCTCTTTGACATACAGCTGAAAGTGCCCACTACAGAAAAGCCAACGGTGACTGTGAACTTCCGAAAACTGTTGTTGAATCGATGTCAGAAAGAgtttgaaaaagacaaagatgatgATGAGGTTTTTGAGAAGAAGCAAAAAGAGATGGATGAAGCTGCCACGGTGAGAGAAAACCCACCAACCCCACAGTCCACCCAGATGCTACTTTGCTATAGAATAGGGGGTGGGGAAGTAAATGGAAGTTGGGGGTGATGGTGTTTTGGGGATTTTCTCTGCCTTAAGACAGGAATACTTGCTGCTGGGGTTAGGAATCTAGATAGTGGAGAGAAGGATTTTAGCCCAGTGGCTAGGTAcctttttgatggatttttgtcctATAACTGTCAGGCAGAGGAACGAGGACGCTTGAAGGAAGAGTTGGAAGAGGCTCGAGACATAGCCCGGCGGCGCTCTTTAGGGAATATCAAGTTTATTGGGGAGTTGTTTAAGTTGAAGATGTTAACAGAGGCTATAATGCATGACTGTGTGGTTAAACTACTTAAGAATCATGATGAAGAGTCCCTTGAATGCCTTTGTCGTCTGCTCACTACCATTGGCAAAGATCTGGACTTTGAAAAAGCCAAGGTGAGGGTCTTGGGTTGGGGAATGGGACAGGCTGAAGTGCCAAGTGCCTGGGGCTTGCTGTCCACTGACAGACTCCTTGTTGGGCTGCCGGGTGTGAGTCATCGAGCTACAGTGATGGACCTGAGGGTCTAAAGAGGGGCCGGGCCTACAGTTGAAGGTAAGGTGTCACAAGCTCCTGACCTGATCCTTTTGCTTCTTCCTAGCCCCGAATGGATCAGTATTTCAACCAGATGGaaaaaatcattaaggaaaaGAAGACTTCATCCCGAATCCGCTTTATGCTGCAAGACGTGCTGGATCTGCGACGGGTGTGTGTCCTCTCCTTCTCACTGCTGGTCTGCTGCCTGTATGCGTATCCAACATTGCTTGGTCTGGCCCTCTGATATGATTATCTTGTGACTGGCATTCTGTCCCCACAGAGCAATTGGGTGCCACGCCGTGGGGACCAGGGTCCCAAGACCATTGACCAGATCCACAAGGAGGCTGAGATGGAGGAGCACTGGGAGCACGTAAAAGTGCAGCAGCTAATGGCCAAGGGCAGTGACAAGCGTCGGGGTGGCCCTCCAGGCCCACCCATTAGTGAGTTTGGGACTCCGGTTACGAGGGGGCAGAGTGAGGGGTTAAACTTTCCACTGATGACTTCTTGTTAGTGCCACGTGTCTGGGCCACTGAGACCACATGATGGAACTGAGGATCTGAGGAAGGGGGTCTGGGGGTAGCCCCAGGTGATCGGGGGGCTAGGAGTTACTCATTATTGTAATATACTCTTTGTCCCAGGTCGTGGCCTCCCACTTGTGGATGATGGTGGCTGGAACACAGTCCCCATCAGCAAGGGCAGCCGCCCTATCGACACCTCACGACTCACCAAGATCACGAAGGTAGGGGGGCGTATTGGAGGGTGTCACTACCTAGTGGTAGTGGTCATTGGAGGGAAAAGAGGGATCAGTTGGCATTGAACATAGATTTGGATCTTCATCTCCTTACTTCTGAGGTTGAAAAGGTGATGGCTTTCCTCTTGGACTAACTGGTTAGACTCCTAGAGACAGGACTGCCAGCTCAAGAAGATGTATTCACATCTGTCTGGGCCAGCAAACTCGCACAGCAGATCTGTCCCATTCCTTCTCTACATTCCACAGCTAAGAAGCGGCTTTTACAGTTTtaacagttgaaaaaaataaaatggatgattTGAGTAATGAAATTACtcaaaatgtaaatttcagcatgcataattttattagaaaacatGACCAAATTCATTCCCCTTAAGTATTGCGAGTGACTGTTTTTGTGCTACAGTGGCCATGTGGAATGGTTGAAATAGAAACTATATGATATGCAAAGCCTTaagtatttactatttggcctttTAGAGGAAAAGTTTGCCTGGCTCCTGGTCTATGCCATTTGCTACTGTGTAGCTATGGGCTTTGGCCAGATCAGACTGATGCTCCACTCCACTCCCGTTTCCTTCCACAGCCTGGCTCCATTGATTCTAACAACCAGCTCTTTGCACCTGGAGGGCGATTGAGCTGGGGCAAGGGCAGCAGTGGAGGCTCAGGAGCCAAGCCCTCTGATGCAGGTACTTGAGGCCATCGTAAGGAGCTGGGGGCCTAGGAATCCTCTTATTTGAGGGCAGAGCCTTATTTGTAGGAGAGGCTTTTGTATAAAGTGGTTGGGTAATAACAGGAGGCTTATGCTTGGGACGAGGGGGACTGAATGAACTGTGTTCATGTTGGGAGTAGGACCAAGTGTCCTAAACTGGCGAGTAGGAGATGGAATGGAAGAAAGTAGGAAGAGATTTTGATGTGGGCTTTCTGCCTCCCCAGCATCAGAAGCTGCTCGTCCAGCTACTAGTACCTTGAACCGCTTCTCAGCCCTTCAACAAGCAGTACCTACAGAAAGCACAGACAGCAGACGTGTGGTACAGAGGTGAGGCTTCCCCTGCGAGTGTCTTTGTTTTTCACGTGGGGAGTACTGGGATTGGGCTTTGGTGGTTGCCATAGGAATCCTCACATCTGTAATGCTCATAGTCCATGGCTAGATGGGGGCACATTCCAGATTCCAGGAACTATGCCTGATGATTGCTGAGCTTGTTGGAAAGTTCTACAGGAGAGTGCCTAGGCAGTACAGGTGAGAGGTGACATGCCTGTTTTTTCTCCAGGAGTAGTTTGAGTCGGGAAAGAGGTGAGAAAGCTGGGGACCGGGGAGACCGCCTAGAGCGGAGTGAACGGGGAGGTGACCGTGGGGACCGCCTCGATCGCTCTCGGACACCTGCCACCAAGCGGAGCTTCAGCAAGGAAGTGGAGGAGCGAAGTAGAGAGCGGCCCTCCCAGCCTGAGGGACTGCGCAAGGCAGCTAGCCTCACAGAGGATCGGGACCGTGGGCGGGATGCCGGTAAGGGAccgggagaggaagggaaaggtaaGGTGTGGGTTTGGGACTAGCCAGCCTCCAGTCTTCAGAGCTCCAGGTCTTTCTTGCTAGGAAAATTGGAACTGAAGAGTCTCTGATCTGTTTCTCCCCCCTTCAGTGAAGCGAGAAGCCACCCTGCCCCCAGTGAGTCCCCCGAAAGCTGCGCTTTCTGAGGAAGAGCTGGAGAAGAAATCCAAGGCCATCATTGAGGAATATCTCCATCTCAATGATATGAAGGTAGGCAGTGGGAGGTGTCTCAGTGACAGCAGGGTGGCCAGGGAGGGACATGTGCTGACATGCATGGAGTGTGGGGTTAGGACCAGACAGTGactgccctctccctcctgcccacacTCCTGCAGGAGGCAGTGCAGTGTGTACAGGAGCTGGCCTCACCCTCCCTGCTCTTCATCTTTGTGCGACATGGCATTGAGTCAACACTGGAGCGCAGCACCATTGCTCGTGAGCATATGGGGCGGCTGCTGCACCAGCTGCTCTCTGCTGGGCACCTCTCCACTGCTCAGTACTACCAAGGGTATGTCTTCTGAGGGCCTTCTACTTTTACATCCCACAGACTTCCTTTCTTTGTGTAGGATCTGTGGAACCTTGGATGAGAGTATAGCCATCCCGGTTAGCATTACTTTTGGCAGGGGTAGAGTGTACCATGTAAGGACAAAAGTGTGGCCTTGGCTTGAGATAATTGCCCCATGTCTAGGAAGTGTTCTTGAGGGTCTCCACAGTGGATCCTTTAACAATGTCATCTTGCCCCAGAGGGATGGTGGGGGTCCAGCTTACCTTTCCTAGAATGTatgatttctttctccttaaaagatttatttttatttgagagggagggagggcaggcaggcaAGTGGAAGGAGGGGTAGAAGGGGAgagaaacctcaagcagactccccactgagcatggagctagacagggctcaatcccaggaccccaagatcatgacctgagctgattaCCGAGAATCAGATATTctgctgactgagctacccaggtgcccctagaatgcCCTGACTTTGAATTCCATTTGCAGGCTGTATGAAATCTTAGAATTGGCTGAAGACATGGAAATTGACATCCCCCACGTGTGGCTCTACCTAGCAGAACTCATAACGCCCATTCTGCAGGAAGGTGGGGTACCTATGGGGGAGCTGTTCAGGTAAGCCCCCTTTGGGGATTCAGGGGAGGTAAAGACAAGAAGAAAGCTGGGGAGGGGGAGTACATATGGCAGGTTCAATGCCTGGATttggggagggatggggcagTGTACTGACTGAGTGAGCCATTAACActctgtaatttcctttttttctctataggGAGATTACAAAACCTCTGAGACCCCTGGGCAAAGCTGCTTCTCTGTTGCTGGAGATCCTGGGGCTCCTATGCAAAAGTATGGTAAGTAAGAGCCTTTTGGGGGTGATGTGTAGAGACTTCTCTTCCGACCATGCTCTTTTGGCCAGTTGCTGTGACCCTGATGGCTCATGGTCCTTTGGTGGGATGGGGTTAATGGCGAGGGTGGTGCTGTGTTGGTACCTGAGAAAGGAAATGTCGAGGCTGGCGCTGGCACTCTCAGACCAGTTCCTGTCATGAGTTCTGGCTAAGACTGGAGGACAGTGACAGTCTGAGACCCTAAGCCCTTGATTGATTCTTTGATTcaatcaatcattcattcaactaacatttttttttaaacatgtaccAACCACATAGTAGGCACTGGGGATAGCACATTGAATAAAACACAGTTAGGAAACTGGCTGGAAGAGAAAAGTAAGAAATGACAGCTTAATAAAAACAGTGTGAAGCAAAGCGTGAAATAAAATAGTAGAAATGGAGTGCCTTGAGTACTGTGAGGTTGCAAAGGAGTTTCTCTTTGGTAATAATGTTCATGACAAAGCTTCCCAGAAAGTTGCTGAAACTGCTTTGTAAAAGTTAAGTGGTATCTAGCAAATGTCATAGCAGAGAGACCGGAAAGGCCAGTGGGCGGGGCACTCTGTGGCAGTGAGAGCTGGGAAGAGCACTTTATAGAGTATAGTAGCTGCCCCCAGGATCTGGGCCCTGGACAATGAGTGGAAAAGAATTGCTATTTCAGTGTTCTGTTAATCCTTTTAGGTAGAAACCTGTGTTAGGATAGTCTGtatttgaaaaaagagagaggcatgTTGAACTAGTgtgtatttcattgaatctgtggTACAGCAGGTTGTGGGATATGTTATTGCTACCCTGTTAGTAAAGAAAAGACATGATCATTTGCTTAAATGTAATATATCAACTGTGAGAGGACTTCGTTTTAGTGGCCTCAGaatgagcatttttaaaatttgtgaagtATGGTAGTCTTATTAAGGATTAATGTCATTCTGAATATTTGTTATTATACACATagaactttaagattttatttatttggtagatctagagaggcagaggcagaagctcctgagcagggagcccgatggcaGGACTTgttcctaggaccctgagatcatgatgagcTGAGCCTAgggcggacacttaactgactgagccacccaggcacccctgaatatCTGTTATTATAGAGTAATGCCTCTGGAATCTCTTGTCCCTTCACAGAAAATGGGCTCAGACTGTTTGTGAGGATTTCTGATTTGCCTTGGGGTTGTGTGGGGGGATTTATCTGCTGCTTAAATTTTTTGGACTTGGTAACCAAAAAGGCTTATTATTTGTGAGATGTCCTGTCTCATGAACATTTGTTATAGCTTGGAATAATGAAAAACTAAGCTATTCTAGAAAAAGAAGTGTAGAGGAGTGTGGAAGGCTTAAGTTGAGGTATTTGGATTTGGTGTTTTACCTTTCTCAGTAAAGGTAATCCTGTGAAAGCTAATTGACCTCTTCTCTAGAGGCTCTTAGGCTATTCCTCCTTGCCCTTGCCATTTCCTAGCACTGTGGTAGGTGATTTCTTGTGTCTTTGAGTGATTATTGGCTGATATCTGTATCTGGTACTAGCCTGTAGGCATGGATAGATGGTGTCTTTTCGGTACTTCTGTAACATCCTGAAGCCCCTAGTGGGCACATAGTGACCttgtagtaaatatttgttgggtgacATTTGCAGAGCTAGGTCTTGGAGGGAGAGAAGGTTGCTAAATTGTTCTTGTATTTTCTAGGGTCCCAAAAAGGTGGGGATGATGTGGCGAGAGGCTGGACTCAGCTGGAAGGAATTCCTACCTGAAGGCCAGGATGTCAGTGCATTCGTCGCTGATCAGGTTTGCGGCTAGAGTTAGATTAATTCTAGCATTTGGGACTGgccattcttcttcctcttgcttCAGCACACTTACGTGGTACACTTAACCTCCTGACTGTGGGTCTTATTTAGAAGGTGGAGTATACCTTGGGTGAGGAGTCAGAAGCCCCTGGCCAAAGGATGCTCTCCTCCGAGGAGCTGAACAGACAGTTGGAGAAGCTGCTGAAGGAGGGCAGCAGTAACCAGCGGGTGTTTGACTGGATAGAGGTATGTTTCTCCTGGGTATTGGGAGAGACGAATAAAGGAGAGGCAGTTCTTGGTGTGCGGGTAGGGGCATAGTTCTGAACTCTAGGGccatttgtttctcttctgcaCAGGCCAACCTGAGTGAGCAGCAGGTAGCATCCAACACACTAGTTCGAGCCCTCATGACAACTGTCTGCTATTCTGCAATTATCTGTAAGAGGAGCCAGGGAGATGGTGGGGCAAGGGTGGGCCCAGTGGacaaatggagggagggaagttTTAGTCTTTGCCTCCTAGTTATGGACCAGGGTGAGGGTGCATTAGTCCACTTAACTCTGTCTTCCTCCCTGTAGTTGAGACGCCCCTCCGAGTGGATGTTGCGGTGCTGAAAGCTCGAGCGAAACTGCTACAGAAATACCTGTGTGATGAGCAGAAGGAGCTGCAGGCACTCTATGCCCTCCAGGCCCTTGTAGTGACCTTAGAACAGCCTGCCAGTAAGAATCAGGCTGCAGGGCGTGTGGGTGGTTGCATAGCCTGAGAGCAGGGGGCAGTTGTGGAAAAGGTCTCAACCCAAGAAAGGGGGGTGGTCCCCAGAGAGCAAAACATCCTGGTGGTTTATTTGCTTTCCCCTGCactgtttgtttccttgcttacAAGTGAAAGGAGTTAAGACTCAGCTTTGAAGGTTAATTGACTGCCCTTTTTGTGCCTAGCCAGCTATTAGATGCCTTGAGCATGGAGGTGAAAAGTgatacagccttttttttttttttaaatttctgagagCGAGCAagccaggggaagggacagagggagagggagaggcaagctccctgctgagcagggaggccggcacggggcttgatcccaggaccctgggatcatgacttaactgagggcagatgcttaaccgactgagccacccaggtgccctgcaataataatttctttcttttttttaaagttattttttgagttctctatttttaagattttgttcatttatgagagacagagagagaggcagagacacaggcagagggagaagcaggctccatgcagggagcctgatgtgggaatcaatcccgggtccccaggatcaggccctgggctgaaggtggcgctaaaccgctgagctacccgggctgcccgcaatAATGATTTCTAAGTACCGAATGCTCTTGCAGTCTGGCAGGGGGCTGAgaggtttttctttccttcatttaattctcacaactgtTGTTTAAGGTAGATGCTGTTACCCCTTTTCCATATTGTGAGACTGAGGCTTAGTTAACATGCCTGAGATTATGCATTTGGCAAATAGGTATGTGCTAAGACACTGGGACATTGGCAGTGATTAAGTTGAACACAGGTCTTGTGTTGGCATGGAGTCTAACAACACAGTGGTGATGAGTGTTAGAACATGGGTCCTGTGGGGTGCTCTCTGGGGACACCTAGTGTAAGGGATAATGAGTGGGAATTGAAAATGGCAGCCAAATGACAAATGGGAGGGGGATACTTGAAGAAACTGTGTGTGTAAAggaaggccctgaggcagaaaggaCTTGACACAAGGTAAAAGAATTGCTCAGGGAGGCCAGTGTGGTTGAGCATAGCAGCCAGTTGTGTGTGAGGAAAGATGGGCCTGGAGAGATGGACATGGGGCCAGGTCATGCGGGGCTGTCTGAGCTGTGGGATGAGTTTTAGCCTTCAGCTTAAGGACAGGAGAAAGCTTTGTGGGATTTTAGTTTTTCGCTCATTCTGGCCATTTAGTAGGACGAGTGGTTTGAAATGGGATGAATGTAAACATGGTAAGAGCGGCAAATTAGAAGCGGGTTGTGTTGCTGGTGGCTCAAACTTGCTGGTAGCAGTGGAGCTAGGAAGGGTGTACTTACAGTTAAAATGTAACACTGGGGTCAGAGAAAGAGGTGATGAGAGAGGGATGACTTTCAGGATGCTTTTAGCAGGTGAGGTGATAGTGTGGTACCATTTACCCTATGGGGTTAGGAACACTGGATCAAGTCCAGTTTGGTCATACTGAGTTTTGTGGTCCCTGGTCCAGGTAATCAGAGATGTCAGGTGACAGCTGGGTATTGGAATtcatttggaaaggaagaggtcAGGGTTGGCAGCTGATCTGTGAGAAGCTGGCACAGAGTAACACATGTGCAAGTTACCAGAGGATATAGATTGCCTGAGACAAAGTGATGAGATCCTAGGATAGAACATTGAGGGAAGTGAAGGACCCACAGGTAGGGATCAGAGGAAGACGGCGCTTTGAACAAAGGACAGTAATTTTAGGAGCGGGAAGTGGTCAATGATGGTAGATGCTGCTTGAGAGTTCATAGGAACAGACCTGAACATTTTAGGGCCTTTGGAGTGTAAACACACGGAGGCCACTCTGGTATAAATAGTATTTGGTAGAGCAGAGGGTAATCTGGATTGGAAAGGACTGAGTAATACTTGactgagacaggaagaaaggaaaatagctaAGTGTAGACAAGGTCTTTGGATTTAGATAATCTTTTGTccaaagacaaaaatcttttGTTCGAGTGTAAGAGATAATGGTTGTAAAGGAGGCCCATTGTGTTTAGATGGGATAAACTTGGGCTTGAAAATATAGGGCAGACTGGATAATTGATTATGTAGGATCCCCAGGGTAGGTGTGCATGGGATTTGGAACACAAGTTTGGGATAAATGCTCTGCTGCTGTAGGGTGGGTCTGGAGAGCAGTGGTTGTGAATTTGAATGTGTGTACCCTGAGAAACATCCTGGCTTGCACTTTCTCATAGATGGCTGTCAGTGTTTCATCTAGGCCTAGATTCCAGAAATTATATTCACAACTTGGCGTCCCTTTGCTTTTGGAAAGATTATAAAAGTGTGGGCTTTGGGATAGGTTGTGTTCAGGGCTTATAGGACAAGTGCTTGGGAAGACTTAATTAGTAGCCAGGTTGGGGAGAAAGAGGGTCAGAGCAAGGGGTGCTGGAGTTGAGCCTAAAGAAATTCACTGGGAAGGTGACAAGAGAAAGGATGTTCCTGGGAAAGAATGCAGCACATTTAAGTGTCAAGGCCAGAGAGGGTATGTATGTTCAGGAGATGTGTGGAAAGTGAGAAGAAATTGGGATCCATAGTTTTCCAGGGTCTTTGATGGGGGCTGTTGAATGTTCCAGGATACAAACCCTTGACTTTGGTGAGTGATAGTTCTGGGACTTAACATCATTCCCAAAATGAGGAGTACCAATTCTTTGTAtagtttttcttaatatattgtgAGTGAAGCTGCTGAGGTGAATCTTGGACAGGTTTTAAGGTTTTGCTGTCACTTGTTACTATGCACTAGTCTCTTGGATCATGAAATTAACATCTTGTTCTAGAGACCCACCTAGTCACTCTGGAATGGTCAGACACAGATATCAGGATGGTGGGTCAGGCCCTTGTTCGAACAGTGGAGCCCAGGAGTGGAATGGGGTGGCTGTGGGCAGCACAACTCTTAACTGCTGTTTTCCTGCCTGCTTGCAGACCTGCTTCGGATGTTCTTTGATGCGCTGTATGACGAGGATGTGGTGAAAGAGGATGCCTTCTACAGCTGGGAGAGTAGCAAGGACCCTGCTGAGCAACAGGGCAAGGGCGTGGCCCTTAAATCTGTCACAGCCTTCTTCAAGTGGCTTCgtgaggcggaggaggaggagtctG
Protein-coding sequences here:
- the EIF4G1 gene encoding eukaryotic translation initiation factor 4 gamma 1 isoform X5, encoding MNKAPQPTGPPPAPSPGLPQPAFPPGQTAPVVFSTPQATQMNTPSQPRQGGFRSLQHFYPSRAQPPSSAATRVQSAAPARPGPAAHVYPAGSQVMMIPSQISYSASQGAYYIPGQGRSTYVVPTQQYPVQPGAPGFYPSASPTEFGTYAGAYYPAQGVQQFPTGVAPASVLMNQPPQIAPKRERKTIRIRDPNQGGKDITEEIMSGARTASTPTPPQTGGGLEPQANGETPQVAVVVRPDDRSQGAIIGSRPGLPGPEHSPSESQPSSPCPTPSPPPILEPGSEPNLAVLSIPGDTVTTGMIQMSVEESTLMPRETGEPYCLSPEPTPLAEPILEVEVTLSKPIPESEFSSSPLQVPTPSASHKEEILPEPNGMVPSEDLEPEVESSPELAPLPPPACPSESPTPIAPTAQPEELLNGAPSPPAVDLSPVSEPKEQAKEVTASVAPPTVLSATPAMAPPATSPAQEEEMEEEEEEEEEGEAGDAEAQKGGEELLPPESTPVAAHLSQNLEAAATTQVAVSVPKKRRKIKELNKKEAVGDLLDAFKEVSPGVPEVENQPPVGTSPGPEPEGSSGPPRPEEADETWDSKEDKIHNAENIQPGEQKYEYKSDQWKPLNLEEKKRYDREFLLGFQFIFASMQKPEGLPHISDVVLDKANKTPLRPLDPTKLQGINCGPDFIPSFANVGRPALSNRGPPRGGPGGELPRGPQAGLGPRRSQQGPRKEPRKIIATVLMTEDIKLNKAEKAWKPSSKRTAADKDRGEEDADGSKTQDLFRRVRSILNKLTPQMFQQLMKQVTQLAIDTEERLKGVIDLIFEKAISEPNFSVAYANMCRCLMALKVPTTEKPTVTVNFRKLLLNRCQKEFEKDKDDDEVFEKKQKEMDEAATAEERGRLKEELEEARDIARRRSLGNIKFIGELFKLKMLTEAIMHDCVVKLLKNHDEESLECLCRLLTTIGKDLDFEKAKPRMDQYFNQMEKIIKEKKTSSRIRFMLQDVLDLRRSNWVPRRGDQGPKTIDQIHKEAEMEEHWEHVKVQQLMAKGSDKRRGGPPGPPISRGLPLVDDGGWNTVPISKGSRPIDTSRLTKITKPGSIDSNNQLFAPGGRLSWGKGSSGGSGAKPSDAASEAARPATSTLNRFSALQQAVPTESTDSRRVVQRSSLSRERGEKAGDRGDRLERSERGGDRGDRLDRSRTPATKRSFSKEVEERSRERPSQPEGLRKAASLTEDRDRGRDAVKREATLPPVSPPKAALSEEELEKKSKAIIEEYLHLNDMKEAVQCVQELASPSLLFIFVRHGIESTLERSTIAREHMGRLLHQLLSAGHLSTAQYYQGLYEILELAEDMEIDIPHVWLYLAELITPILQEGGVPMGELFREITKPLRPLGKAASLLLEILGLLCKSMGPKKVGMMWREAGLSWKEFLPEGQDVSAFVADQKVEYTLGEESEAPGQRMLSSEELNRQLEKLLKEGSSNQRVFDWIEANLSEQQVASNTLVRALMTTVCYSAIIFETPLRVDVAVLKARAKLLQKYLCDEQKELQALYALQALVVTLEQPANLLRMFFDALYDEDVVKEDAFYSWESSKDPAEQQGKGVALKSVTAFFKWLREAEEEESDHN